In one window of Hyla sarda isolate aHylSar1 chromosome 1, aHylSar1.hap1, whole genome shotgun sequence DNA:
- the LOC130299458 gene encoding zinc finger protein ZFP2-like isoform X2, protein MGPGPIDVGEDLSNNNNVKLEGEEEAVRGEEPCIKEEEEEIPIDATIDRSSRSPPERSPSPPNSQDSPEEKHNVPEDHQGEDLSNNKAEDKGEEEAVRGEEPCIKEEEEEIAIDATIENNCEGNFVLLQKNGEEDEEIIERSSGEDLLTPNVHPDLSHNNPPDHGEFSERIHTGEKPYSCSECGKCFTKNSKLVKHKKGHRVQKLHSCSECGKCFAYKSDFVRHERIHTGEKPYSCSECGKCFAYQSNLVRHEKSHTGEKPHSCSENPSKNSEENVMLSVSDKEDGGIIERSSVEDGGIMERSSGEDGGIMERSSGEDGGIMERSSGEDGGIMERSSGEDGEIMKRSSGEDGGIIERSSGENLLTPNVHPDLSHNYPPDHGEFSERIHTREKPYSCSECGKCFTKNSKLVKHKKGHRVHSCSECGKCFAYKSDFVRHERIHTGEKPYSCSECGKCFAYQSHLVRHGKSHTGEKPHSCSESPSKNSEGNVMLSLSDKGEDGGIMERSSGEDGGIMERSSGEDGGIMERFSGEDGEIMERSSGQDGEIMERSSGEDGEIMERSSGENGGIMERSSGEDGGIMERSSGEDLLTPNVHPDRSYNNPPDHGEPSPDRPHIVTSRMGQKGEKSFECSECGKQFITSSGLFTHRRIHTVEKRFTCSVCEKCFRDKSTIVRHQRSHTGEKLYSCSECGKSFTSKSKLDRHKSSHTREKPYSCSECGTLIRYKSSLVRHMKTHAREKPYSRPEHLKCFSQESSHKRSHTGEKPYSCSQCGKCVRNESHLVEHEKFHTVGKPYSCPQCRKRFTHKSSLVRHERIHTGLK, encoded by the exons ATAGATCCAGTAGAAGTCCACCAGAGAGAAGTCCCAGTCCTCCGAATTCCCAGgacagtccagaggaaaagcacAATGTCCCAGAAGATCATCAG GGTGAAGATCTGTCTAATAATAAGGCAGAGGATAAAGGAGAAGAAGAGGCGGTGAGGGGAGAGGAGCCCTGTattaaagaggaggaggaggaaattgCAATAGATGCCACCATAG AAAATAACTGTGAGGGGAACTTCGTGTTATTACAAAAAAATGGCGAAGAAGATGAAGAGATCattgagcgctcctcaggagaagacctccttacccctaatgtccatccagatctatcaCATAATAATCCCCCTGATCATGGGGAATTCTCTGaacgaattcacacaggagagaagccatattcttgttcagaatgtggaaaatgttttactaaaaaTTCAAAGCTTGTTAAACATAAGAAAGGTCACAGAGTACAGAAGCtacattcatgttcagaatgtgggaaatgtttcgcaTATAAATCAGATTTTGttagacatgagagaattcacacaggagaaaagccgtattcgtgttcagaatgtggaaaatgttttgcatatcaatcaaatcttgttagacatgagaaaagtcacacaggagagaagccacatTCATGTTCAGAAAATCCCAGTAAGAATTCTGAGGAAAACGTCATGTTATCTGTGAGTGATAAAGAAGATGGAGGGATCATAGAGCGCTCCTCAGTAGAAGATGGtgggatcatggagcgctcctcaggagaagatggagggatcatggagcgctcctcaggagaagatggagggatcatggagcgctcctcaggagaagatggagggatcatggagcgctcctcaggagaagatggagagatcatgaagcgctcctcaggagaagatggagggatcattgagcgctcctcaggagaaaacctccttacccctaatgtccatccagatctatcaCATAATTATCCCCCTGATCATGGGGAATTCTCTGAAAGAATTCACACacgagagaagccatattcttgttcagaatgtggaaaatgttttactaaaaaTTCAAAGCTTGTTAAACATAAGAAAGGTCACAGAGtacattcatgttcagaatgtgggaaatgttttgcataTAAATCAGATTTTGttagacatgagagaattcacacaggagaaaagccatattcatgttcagaatgtgggaaatgttttgcatatcaatcacatcttgttagacatgggaaaagtcacacaggagagaagccacatTCATGTTCAGAAAGTCCCAGTAAGAATTCTGAGGGAAACGTCATGTTATCTCTGAGTGataaaggagaagatggagggatcatggagcgctcctcaggagaagatggagggatcatggagcgctcctcaggagaagatggagggatcatggagcgcttctcaggagaagatggagagatcatggagcgctcctcaggacaagatggagagatcatggagcgctcctcaggagaagatggagagattatggagcgctcctcaggagaaaatggagggatcatggagcgctcctcaggagaagatggagggatcatggagcgctcctcaggagaagacctccttacccctaatgtccatccagatcgATCATATAATAATCCCCCTGATCATGGGGAACCTTCTCCTGACCGACCACACATTGTCACCTCAAGGATGGGTCAGAAAGGGGAGAAAAGCTTTGAATGTAGTGAATGTGGTAAACAGTTTATAACGAGTTCAGGTCTTTTTACGCACAGAAGGATTCACACAGTGGAGAAGAGATTCACCTGTTCagtatgtgagaaatgttttcgTGATAAATCAACTATTGTTAGACatcagagaagtcacacaggagagaagctgtattcatgttcagaatgtgggaaatcctTTACATCGAAGTCAAAGCTTGATAGACACAAAAGCAGTCACACAAGGGAGAAGCCATATTCCTGCTCAGAATGTGGAACGCTCATTAGATACAAGTCAAGTCTTGTTAGACATATGAAAACTCACGCAAGAGAGAAACCGTATTCAAGGCCAGAGCATTTGAAATGCTTTTCACAAGAATCGTCACacaagagaagtcacacaggagagaagccatactcATGTTCACAATGTGGTAAATGTGTTAGAAATGAATCACATCTtgttgaacatgaaaaatttcacACGGTAGGTAAGCCATATTCATGTCCACAGTGTAGAAAGCGCTTTACACATAAATCAAGTCTTGTaagacatgagagaattcacacagggctGAAGTAG
- the LOC130299528 gene encoding uncharacterized protein LOC130299528: MGSNVAPTYANIYMRNFEEQFVYVSPHSRYLLEWWRYIDDIFIIWTGNLTDLLSFQGYLNSRLSDISFTLTHSSQSVSFLDVLVTVENGHLTTDLFTKDTDRNTILRQRGYPDELLERQRRRVTIGRDGQGPIRTQSRRIAFEDNKSQRQTRGG; the protein is encoded by the exons ATGGGGAGCAATGTTGCCCCCACATACGCCAATATTTACATGAGGAATTTTGAGGAACAGTTCGTCTATGTATCTCCCCACTCCAGATATTTACTGGAGTGGTGGaggtacatagatgatatttttattaTCTGGACTggtaatttaacagatttgttatCTTTTCAGGGTTATTTAAACAGCAGACTATCGGACATCAGTTTCACCCTGACACATTCATCTCAATCGGTCAGCTTCCTAGACGTTTTGGTGACAGTAGAAAATGGACATTTAACAACTGACTTATTTACCAAGGACACAGACAGGAATACCATACTCAG ACAAAGAGGATATCCAGATGAACTTTTAGAGAGACAGAGACGGAGAGTGACAATTGGCAGAGACGGACAAGGACCTATAAGGACACAAAGCAGACGGATAGCATTT GAGGACAACAAATCTCAGAGACAAACTCGTGGTGGCTGA